A single window of Castor canadensis chromosome 3, mCasCan1.hap1v2, whole genome shotgun sequence DNA harbors:
- the Jph4 gene encoding junctophilin-4, whose amino-acid sequence MSPGGKFDFDDGGCYVGGWEAGRAHGYGVCTGPGAQGEYSGCWAHGFESLGVFTGPGGHSYQGHWQQGKREGLGVERKSRWTYRGEWLGGLKGRSGVWESVSGLRYAGLWKDGFQDGYGTETYSDGGTYQGQWQAGKRHGYGVRQSVPYHQAALLRSPRRTSLDSGHSDPPTPPPPLPLPGDEGGSPASGSRGGFVLAGPGDADGASTRKRTPAAGGFFRRSLLLSGLRAGGRRSSLGSKRGSLRSEVSSEVGSTGPPGSEASGPPVPAPPALIEGSATEVYAGEWRADRRSGYGVSQRSNGLRYEGEWLGNRRHGYGRTTRPDGSREEGKYKRNRLVHGGRVRSLLPLALRRGKVKEKVDRAVEDARRAVSVARQRQEIAAARAADALLKAVAASSVAEKAVEAARMAKLIAQDLQPMLEAPGRRPRQDSEGSDTEPLDEDSPGVYENGLTPSEGSPELPSSPASSHQPWRPPACCSPLPSGGDWGPFSSPKAWPEEWGGPGEQAEELAGYEAEDEAGMQGPGPRDGSPLLGGCSDSSGSLREEEGEDEEPLPQLRGPGGSESEPVATLVLRGPSSRETDAGCLTEELEEPAAIERPAQPGAANPLVVGAVALLDLSLAFLFSQLLT is encoded by the exons ATGTCCCCCGGGGGCAAGTTCGACTTTGACGACGGGGGCTGCTACGTGGGGGGCTGGGAGGCGGGGCGGGCACATGGCTACGGCGTGTGCACGGGGCCCGGCGCCCAGGGCGAGTACAGCGGCTGCTGGGCACACGGCTTCGAGTCGCTGGGCGTCTTCACCGGGCCTGGTGGACACAGCTACCAGGGCCACTGGCAGCAGGGCAAGCGCGAAGGGCTGGGCGTGGAGCGCAAGAGCCGCTGGACGTACCGCGGCGAGTGGCTGGGCGGGCTGAAGGGGCGCAGCGGCGTGTGGGAGAGCGTGTCCGGCCTGCGCTACGCCGGGCTCTGGAAGGACGGCTTCCAGGACGGCTATGGCACCGAGACCTACTCCGATGGAG GCACCTACCAGGGCCAGTGGCAGGCCGGGAAGCGCCACGGCTACGGGGTGCGCCAGAGTGTACCCTACCATCAGGCGGCGCTGTTGCGTTCACCCCGTCGCACCTCCCTGGACTCCGGCCACAGCGACCCTCCGACGCCACCTCCGCCCCTACCCCTGCCAGGAGACGAGGGAGGCAGCCCAGCCTCAGGCTCCAGGGGCGGCTTCGTACTGGCCGGTCCCGGGGACGCCGACGGCGCGTCCACCCGAAAGCGCACCCCTGCGGCCGGGGGATTCTTCCGCCGCTCGCTGCTGCTCAGCGGGCTCCGGGCTGGTGGGCGCCGCAGTTCCCTGGGCAGCAAGAGGGGATCCCTGCGCAGCGAGGTGAGCAGCGAGGTGGGCAGCACTGGACCCCCGGGCTCCGAGGCCAGTGGGCCCCCAGTTCCAGCACCACCCGCCCTCATCGAGGGCTCGGCCACTGAGGTGTACGCGGGCGAGTGGCGTGCCGACCGGCGCAGCGGCTATGGCGTGAGCCAGCGCTCCAACGGGCTGCGCTACGAGGGCGAGTGGCTGGGCAACCGGCGGCATGGCTACGGGCGTACCACCCGCCCGGACGGCTCTCGTGAGGAGGGCAAGTACAAGCGCAACCGCCTGGTGCATGGGGGCCGTGTCCGCAGCCTCCTGCCTCTGGCCCTCCGACGGGGCAAAGTCAAGGAGAAGGTGGACAGGGCTGTCGAGGACGCCCGTCGAGCTGTGAGTGTTGCCCGCCAGCGCCAGGAGATCGCCGCTGCCAG GGCAGCAGATGCCCTCCTAAAGGCAGTGGCAGCCAGCAGCGTCGCCGAGAAGGCTGTGGAGGCAGCACGAATGGCCAAACTGATAGCCCAGGACCTGCAACCCATGCTGGAAGCCCCAG GCCGCAGACCCAGGCAGGACTCAGAAGGTTCTGACACAGAGCCCTTGGATGAGGACAGCCCTGGGGTGTATGAGAATGGACTGACTCCTTCAGAGGGCTCCCCCGAACTGCCCAGCAGCCCTGCCTCTTCCCACCAACCCTGGCGACCCCCTGCCTGCTGCAGCCCACTGCCTTCTGGAGGGGACTGGGGACCCTTCTCCAGCCCCAAAGCATGGCCCGAGGAGTGGGGGGGCCCAGGTGAGCAGGCAGAGGAACTAGCTGGCTATGAGGCTGAGGATGAGGCTGGGATGCAGGGGCCAGGTCCCAGAGATGGTTCCCCACTCCTTGGAGGCTGCAGTGACAGCTCAGGAAGTCTtcgagaggaggagggggaagatgaAGAGCCGCTGCCCCAGCTGAGGGGTCCTGGAGGCTCAGAGTCAGAGCCTGTTGCCACACTGGTCCTGAGGGGCCCATCCTCAAGGGAAACTGATGCCGGCTGCCTGACTGAAGAGTTGGAGGAGCCTGCAGCAATAGAGAGGCCTGCCCAGCCG GGAGCTGCCAACCCCCTGGTGGTGGGAGCCGTAGCCCTCCTGGACCTCAGCCTGGCGTTCCTGTTCTCCCAGCTCCTCACCTGA